One stretch of Actinacidiphila sp. DG2A-62 DNA includes these proteins:
- a CDS encoding transglycosylase family protein — MIELSNCRQITSARRSSRAGSTAGLRAATAAAVLGAASLLPLMAQPATAAASVRQTAAPPARAGQAAPGGTAFAGTPQDAAASAPSAAASAPSAAHTAHTAHRPASAAAPASADTPPATAPAVSSPVWSDLAMCESSGDWHINSGNGFYGGLQFWQPTWERFGGRAYARRADLASRDHQISIARKVLRAQGWQAWPVCSRKLDLPARTASSGSSGSSAAGPGGSAASSAGKGQAANGSGGGAHHTVARGETLSGIAVAYHVPGGWKRLYEMNKSVIGPDPNRVAAGTVLTLPRG; from the coding sequence ATGATCGAACTGTCGAATTGTCGTCAAATCACTTCGGCGCGTCGCTCGTCGCGCGCCGGGTCCACCGCCGGCCTGCGCGCCGCCACCGCCGCTGCCGTCCTCGGCGCGGCGTCCCTGCTCCCGCTCATGGCGCAGCCGGCCACCGCCGCGGCCTCTGTGCGCCAAACCGCCGCCCCTCCCGCACGAGCCGGACAGGCCGCGCCCGGGGGAACCGCGTTCGCCGGAACCCCGCAGGACGCGGCCGCCTCCGCCCCCTCAGCGGCAGCGTCGGCTCCCTCCGCCGCCCACACCGCCCACACCGCCCACCGGCCGGCCTCCGCGGCGGCGCCCGCCTCCGCCGACACCCCGCCCGCCACCGCGCCGGCCGTCAGTTCGCCGGTCTGGAGCGACCTGGCGATGTGCGAGAGCAGCGGCGACTGGCACATCAACTCGGGCAACGGCTTCTACGGCGGACTGCAGTTCTGGCAGCCCACCTGGGAGCGGTTCGGCGGACGGGCGTACGCCCGGCGCGCCGACCTCGCCAGCCGCGACCACCAGATCAGCATCGCCCGCAAGGTGCTGCGCGCCCAGGGCTGGCAGGCGTGGCCGGTGTGCTCCCGCAAGCTCGACCTGCCGGCCCGCACCGCCTCGTCCGGCTCGTCCGGCTCGTCCGCCGCCGGGCCCGGGGGCTCCGCCGCCTCGTCCGCCGGGAAGGGTCAGGCGGCCAACGGCTCCGGCGGGGGCGCCCACCACACCGTGGCCCGCGGCGAGACGCTGTCCGGCATCGCCGTGGCCTACCACGTGCCCGGCGGCTGGAAGCGGCTGTACGAGATGAACAAGTCGGTGATCGGCCCGGACCCGAACCGGGTGGCGGCCGGGACCGTGCTCACGCTTCCCCGGGGGTGA
- a CDS encoding phosphatase PAP2 family protein yields MRTDERLHRTAERPTTRALPRMSRTRVWLFVLTLAVYVAIVVGVLTTSKLVTLDWQVMLWRPYKQWPQIHAFLDYFVVLGQRGPTAVMVLAWLGWRSWRHRTLHPLLVLGTSLLLLNITVGAVKYGLGRLGPHYATTVGSAEMFAGGDIFPSGHTANAVVTWGVLAYLATTQRARRLGSVISALLALGVGATTVYLGTHWVSDVLLGWAAGLLILLALPWFEPWMARAETWIVSAWARVRARSSRRAAAVAPVPAPALVTPRVVEEGDQGRETVGAAQAGASPAPPHPSPHVAGRPVAGAVRGERTAPFAPAGSRRPPAERSARSAPPLMHQQVRGRGLTG; encoded by the coding sequence GTGCGTACCGATGAGAGGCTCCACCGCACGGCGGAGCGCCCGACCACGCGCGCCCTGCCGCGCATGAGTCGAACACGCGTATGGCTGTTCGTGCTGACCCTCGCGGTCTACGTGGCCATCGTCGTGGGCGTTCTGACCACCTCCAAACTGGTGACGCTTGACTGGCAGGTCATGCTCTGGCGTCCGTACAAGCAATGGCCGCAGATCCACGCATTTCTGGATTATTTCGTGGTTCTCGGTCAGCGCGGGCCCACCGCCGTGATGGTCCTCGCCTGGCTCGGCTGGCGTTCCTGGCGGCACCGGACGCTGCACCCTCTGCTGGTGCTCGGCACCTCCCTCCTCCTGCTGAACATCACCGTGGGGGCCGTGAAGTACGGCCTGGGACGGCTCGGACCGCATTACGCGACGACCGTCGGATCGGCGGAGATGTTCGCCGGCGGCGATATATTTCCGTCCGGGCACACCGCGAACGCCGTGGTCACCTGGGGTGTGCTCGCGTATCTGGCCACCACGCAGCGGGCCCGCAGGCTGGGCTCGGTGATCAGCGCGCTGCTGGCGCTGGGCGTCGGCGCGACCACCGTCTACCTGGGTACGCACTGGGTGAGCGACGTCCTGCTCGGCTGGGCCGCGGGGCTGCTGATCCTGCTCGCGCTGCCCTGGTTCGAGCCGTGGATGGCCCGCGCGGAGACATGGATCGTCTCCGCCTGGGCGAGGGTGCGGGCGCGCTCGTCGCGCCGGGCCGCGGCCGTGGCGCCGGTTCCGGCGCCCGCGCTGGTCACCCCGAGGGTCGTCGAGGAGGGCGACCAGGGCCGCGAGACGGTGGGAGCCGCCCAGGCCGGCGCGAGCCCCGCTCCCCCGCACCCCTCCCCGCACGTGGCCGGCCGCCCGGTCGCCGGCGCCGTGCGCGGCGAACGCACCGCCCCGTTCGCGCCCGCCGGCAGCCGCAGGCCGCCCGCGGAGCGCTCGGCGCGGTCCGCGCCACCGCTGATGCACCAGCAGGTCCGCGGCCGGGGCCTGACCGGCTGA
- a CDS encoding proteinase inhibitor I78 produces the protein MAARANFPGDNPRDDLDAYLGLTQEEAERRAREHGWTTVRSLPQDAVVTLEYVVGRLNLGVDGGKVRRCWLG, from the coding sequence ATGGCTGCGCGAGCGAACTTCCCCGGCGACAACCCCCGTGACGACCTGGACGCGTATCTCGGCCTCACCCAGGAGGAGGCGGAGCGGCGCGCCCGCGAGCACGGCTGGACGACGGTCCGCAGCCTCCCGCAGGACGCGGTGGTGACACTGGAGTACGTCGTCGGACGGCTCAACCTGGGCGTGGACGGCGGAAAGGTGCGCCGCTGCTGGCTGGGCTAG
- a CDS encoding MFS transporter has protein sequence MRRPVSRWTVLTVLCLSLLIVALDATVLHVAVPALTEDLRPGDQQLLWIVDAYPLVAASLLILFGTLGDRIGRRRVLLTGYALFGAASALAAFAPDAHVLIGARALLGAGGAMIMPATLSILRQDFPDRRERAMAIGLWSAVAAVGAAVGPVLGGFLVEHFWWGSVFLVNLPLMAVLLPAWPLLPESRSDAEGPWDLPGAAAAALGVLGCVFGIKRLGGGTPPAAGSVWLPLLAGAALLVFFVRRQRRRAHPLIDVRMFGNAAFSAAVGCIVLAMLALVGLELIAVQYLQLVLGLSPLRTGLRLLPLTFAAMAAGLAGSRMLLRLGPRRMVAAGFTLTALAVLGLTAMGQHDRPWLLTTAFVLLGFGLETTLFGAYETMLNETPAHRAGGAAAIGETSYQLGAGMGIALLGSVMNAAYAPHATGISPRDSAAAGRSLGEAYDIAERLGGAPGSALRHAARHSFVQGMHVTLLVSAALLVGGACAALRLPRVMECEAAGAGAVAKAAAQTVRPASDPARHRTATVAVRSGRAGD, from the coding sequence ATGAGGCGGCCGGTCAGCCGATGGACCGTGCTCACGGTGCTCTGCCTGAGCTTGCTGATCGTCGCGCTGGACGCGACGGTGCTGCACGTGGCGGTCCCCGCGCTCACCGAGGACCTCCGCCCCGGGGACCAGCAACTGCTGTGGATCGTCGACGCGTATCCGCTGGTCGCCGCCTCGCTGCTGATCCTGTTCGGCACCCTCGGCGACCGGATCGGCCGCCGCCGCGTCCTGCTGACGGGCTACGCGCTGTTCGGCGCGGCCTCCGCGCTCGCCGCCTTCGCGCCCGACGCGCACGTGCTGATCGGCGCCCGCGCGCTGCTCGGCGCCGGCGGTGCGATGATCATGCCGGCCACGCTCTCCATCCTGCGCCAGGACTTCCCCGACCGGCGGGAGCGGGCGATGGCGATCGGCCTGTGGAGCGCGGTGGCCGCGGTCGGCGCCGCGGTCGGCCCGGTGCTCGGCGGCTTCCTCGTCGAACACTTCTGGTGGGGCTCGGTCTTCCTGGTCAACCTGCCGCTGATGGCCGTGCTGCTGCCGGCCTGGCCGCTGCTGCCGGAATCCCGCAGCGACGCCGAAGGCCCCTGGGACCTGCCGGGCGCCGCCGCCGCGGCCCTCGGCGTGCTCGGCTGCGTCTTCGGGATCAAGCGGCTGGGCGGCGGCACACCGCCCGCGGCCGGCTCGGTCTGGCTGCCGCTGCTGGCCGGCGCGGCCCTGCTGGTGTTCTTCGTGCGCCGCCAGCGCCGCCGCGCGCACCCGCTGATCGATGTGCGGATGTTCGGCAACGCGGCCTTCTCCGCCGCCGTCGGGTGCATCGTGCTGGCCATGCTGGCGCTGGTCGGCCTGGAGCTGATCGCCGTGCAGTACCTGCAACTGGTGCTCGGCCTGAGCCCCTTGCGGACCGGGCTGCGGCTGCTGCCGCTGACCTTCGCGGCGATGGCGGCGGGCCTGGCCGGCTCCCGGATGCTGCTGCGGCTGGGCCCGCGCCGGATGGTCGCGGCCGGCTTCACGCTCACCGCGCTCGCCGTGCTCGGCCTGACCGCGATGGGCCAGCACGACCGGCCCTGGCTGCTCACCACCGCCTTCGTGCTGCTCGGCTTCGGCCTGGAGACCACGCTGTTCGGCGCGTACGAGACGATGCTCAACGAGACGCCCGCGCACCGGGCGGGCGGCGCGGCGGCGATCGGCGAGACCTCGTACCAACTCGGCGCGGGGATGGGCATAGCGCTGCTCGGCAGTGTGATGAACGCCGCCTATGCGCCGCACGCCACCGGGATCAGCCCCCGCGACTCCGCCGCGGCCGGGCGCTCGCTCGGCGAGGCGTACGACATCGCCGAGCGGCTCGGCGGCGCCCCCGGCAGCGCGCTGCGGCACGCCGCACGTCACTCGTTCGTGCAAGGCATGCATGTGACGCTGCTGGTCAGCGCGGCCCTACTGGTCGGCGGCGCGTGCGCGGCGCTGCGGCTGCCGCGGGTGATGGAGTGCGAGGCGGCCGGCGCGGGAGCCGTGGCCAAGGCCGCGGCGCAGACCGTCCGCCCCGCCTCGGACCCGGCGCGCCACCGGACGGCCACGGTCGCCGTACGCTCTGGACGCGCGGGAGACTGA